From the Streptomyces sp. Tu 2975 genome, one window contains:
- the dprA gene encoding DNA-processing protein DprA, which yields MTSRTPERAADDRERMARAALTRILEPGDEHGGRWLREFGAEGLLALLTSEDCADGALTGVSEQRVRGLRDRAVGVRPERDLDAVHAVGGRFVVPGDAEWPSQLDDLQDASPVGLWVRGRPDLRKWALRSVAVVGARACTPYGAHMATGLGAGLAERGWVVVSGAAFGVDGSAHRGALAAGGATVAVLACGVDVAYPRGHGKLIGRIVEQGLVIGELPPGGHPTPSRFVQRNRVIAALTRGTVVVEAEYRSGSLVTARSAQRLGRHTIGVPGPVTSGLSAGVHELLRGESVLVTDAAEVVELVGRIGELAPDRSGPVVPRDLLDPLGRQVLEALPARGACAVHQVAREGGTTVDEARGKLYELHSLGFVERDGEGWKLTRRPRHGSNARRGAT from the coding sequence ATGACCTCGCGGACACCAGAACGCGCGGCCGACGACCGGGAGCGGATGGCGCGCGCCGCGTTGACGCGCATCCTCGAACCGGGTGACGAGCACGGCGGCCGGTGGCTCCGCGAGTTCGGCGCCGAGGGACTGCTGGCTCTGCTGACATCGGAGGACTGCGCCGACGGGGCACTCACGGGCGTTTCCGAGCAGCGGGTGCGGGGACTGCGGGACCGGGCCGTGGGAGTGCGCCCGGAGCGCGACCTGGACGCCGTGCACGCGGTCGGCGGCCGGTTCGTCGTCCCGGGCGACGCCGAGTGGCCGAGCCAGCTCGACGACCTCCAGGACGCCTCACCCGTCGGGCTGTGGGTGCGGGGCAGGCCCGACCTGAGGAAATGGGCGCTGCGCTCGGTCGCGGTGGTCGGGGCCAGGGCCTGCACACCGTACGGGGCGCACATGGCCACCGGTCTCGGGGCCGGACTCGCGGAGCGCGGCTGGGTCGTGGTGTCAGGGGCGGCGTTCGGCGTGGACGGCTCGGCGCACCGCGGAGCGCTGGCCGCCGGGGGTGCCACGGTGGCCGTCCTCGCCTGCGGTGTCGATGTCGCCTACCCCCGCGGTCACGGCAAATTGATCGGACGCATCGTCGAACAGGGGCTCGTCATCGGTGAGTTACCACCGGGCGGCCACCCGACCCCGAGCAGGTTCGTCCAGCGCAACCGGGTCATCGCCGCGCTGACGAGGGGCACTGTCGTGGTCGAGGCCGAGTACCGCAGCGGCTCGTTGGTCACCGCGCGCAGCGCCCAGCGGCTCGGCCGACACACGATAGGAGTGCCTGGACCGGTCACCAGCGGGCTGTCGGCAGGCGTCCACGAACTGCTGCGCGGGGAGAGTGTGCTGGTCACCGACGCGGCGGAAGTCGTCGAACTGGTCGGCCGGATAGGGGAACTGGCGCCGGACCGCAGCGGTCCCGTGGTGCCCAGGGATCTGCTGGACCCACTCGGCAGGCAGGTGCTCGAGGCGCTCCCCGCGCGGGGTGCGTGCGCCGTGCATCAAGTCGCCCGCGAAGGCGGTACGACGGTGGACGAGGCCCGCGGCAAGCTGTACGAACTCCATTCACTCGGATTCGTGGAACGGGACGGAGAGGGATGGAAGTTGACGCGCAGGCCCCGTCACGGTTCGAACGCGCGGCGAGGCGCTACTTGA
- a CDS encoding thiamine ABC transporter substrate-binding protein produces the protein MNSQLRRAVRTVLVGAVGVCVLAACGGESKDKDPSGGASGSKTVTLVSHDSFAVSDAVLKEFTAQTGYTVKVLKSGDAGTALNKEILTKGSPQGDVFFGVDNTLLSRALDNDLFTPYEAKGLDQVARQVQLDAGKHRVTPVDTGDICVNYDKKFFADKKLAPPRTFADLAKPEYKNMLVVENAATSSPGLGFLLGSIGAYGESGWQGYWNKLKDNGVKVVDGWEQAYNEEFSGSAGGKKAKADRPLVVSYASSPPVEVLYSDPQPAEAPTGVATGTCFRQIEFAGLLTGAKNEAGGKALLDFLISKKFQEDMPLTMFVNPVVDDAKLPELFTRHGAVVEKPETVAADTIAKNREQWVRSWSSLVVK, from the coding sequence ATGAACAGCCAGCTTCGGCGTGCCGTCCGTACGGTACTCGTCGGCGCCGTCGGCGTCTGCGTACTCGCGGCGTGCGGTGGGGAGTCCAAGGACAAGGACCCGTCCGGCGGGGCGAGCGGCTCGAAGACCGTGACGCTCGTCAGCCATGATTCCTTCGCGGTGTCCGACGCCGTGCTGAAGGAGTTCACCGCGCAGACCGGATACACGGTCAAGGTGCTCAAGAGCGGCGACGCGGGCACCGCGCTCAACAAGGAGATCCTCACCAAGGGTTCCCCGCAGGGCGACGTCTTCTTCGGCGTGGACAACACCCTGCTGTCCCGCGCGCTCGACAACGACCTCTTCACGCCCTACGAGGCCAAGGGCCTCGACCAGGTCGCGCGGCAGGTCCAGCTCGACGCCGGCAAGCACCGCGTGACGCCTGTCGACACCGGCGACATCTGCGTCAACTACGACAAGAAGTTCTTCGCCGACAAGAAGCTCGCGCCGCCGCGGACCTTCGCCGACCTCGCGAAGCCCGAGTACAAGAACATGCTGGTCGTCGAGAACGCCGCCACCTCCTCGCCCGGCCTCGGATTCCTCCTCGGCAGCATCGGCGCGTACGGCGAGTCGGGCTGGCAGGGCTACTGGAACAAGCTCAAGGACAACGGCGTCAAGGTCGTCGACGGCTGGGAGCAGGCGTACAACGAGGAGTTCTCCGGCTCCGCCGGCGGCAAGAAGGCCAAGGCCGACCGTCCGCTCGTCGTCTCGTACGCCTCCAGCCCGCCGGTCGAGGTCCTCTACTCCGACCCGCAGCCGGCGGAGGCGCCCACCGGCGTGGCCACCGGCACCTGCTTCCGGCAGATCGAGTTCGCCGGCCTGCTGACGGGCGCGAAGAACGAGGCGGGCGGCAAGGCGCTGCTGGACTTCCTGATCAGCAAGAAGTTCCAGGAGGACATGCCGCTCACCATGTTCGTCAACCCGGTGGTCGACGACGCGAAGCTGCCCGAGTTGTTCACCCGGCACGGCGCGGTGGTCGAGAAGCCCGAGACCGTCGCCGCGGACACCATCGCGAAGAACCGTGAGCAGTGGGTCCGGTCGTGGTCCTCGCTCGTCGTGAAGTAG
- the whiG gene encoding RNA polymerase sigma factor WhiG: MPQHTSGSDRAAAPPAARGTVRPAAPSSLEELWRSYKATGDGRLREQLILHYSPLVKYVAGRVSVGLPSNVEQADFVSSGVFGLIDAIEKFDIERSIKFETYAITRIRGAMIDELRALDWIPRSVRQKARAVERAYATLEAQLRRTPSESEVAAEMDVTVDELHSVFSQLSLANVVALEELLHVGGEGGERLSLMDTLEDTAADNPVEVAEDRELRRLLARAINTLPDREKTVVTLYYYEGLTLAEIGHVLGVTESRVSQIHTKSVLQLRAKLADVGR; this comes from the coding sequence ATGCCCCAGCACACCTCCGGGTCTGACCGCGCGGCAGCGCCACCCGCTGCCCGTGGCACCGTGCGGCCCGCCGCGCCCTCGTCTCTCGAGGAGTTGTGGCGGTCGTACAAGGCCACGGGCGACGGCCGGCTGCGGGAACAGCTGATCCTGCACTACTCGCCGCTGGTCAAGTACGTCGCAGGCCGGGTGAGCGTCGGCCTGCCGTCCAACGTCGAGCAGGCGGACTTCGTCTCCTCCGGAGTCTTCGGACTGATCGACGCCATCGAGAAGTTCGACATCGAGCGCTCGATCAAGTTCGAGACGTACGCCATCACCCGGATCCGCGGCGCGATGATCGACGAACTGCGTGCCCTGGACTGGATCCCCCGGTCCGTGCGGCAGAAGGCCCGGGCCGTGGAGCGCGCGTACGCCACGCTCGAGGCCCAGCTGCGGCGCACGCCTTCGGAGTCCGAGGTCGCCGCGGAGATGGACGTCACGGTCGACGAACTGCATTCGGTTTTCAGTCAGTTGTCGCTCGCGAACGTGGTGGCGCTGGAGGAGCTGCTGCACGTCGGAGGGGAAGGCGGTGAGCGCCTCAGCCTCATGGACACGCTCGAGGACACCGCCGCCGACAACCCGGTCGAGGTGGCCGAGGACCGGGAGCTGCGCAGACTCCTCGCCCGGGCCATCAACACCCTGCCGGACCGTGAGAAGACCGTCGTCACGCTCTACTACTACGAGGGCCTCACGCTGGCCGAGATCGGGCACGTCCTCGGCGTCACGGAGAGCAGGGTCAGCCAGATCCACACCAAGTCGGTGCTGCAGCTGCGGGCGAAGCTGGCCGACGTGGGACGGTGA
- the rlmN gene encoding 23S rRNA (adenine(2503)-C(2))-methyltransferase RlmN yields the protein MPKPGELTFVAPRGAKKPPRHLADLTPAERKDAVAAIGEKPFRAKQLSQHYFARYAHDPAQWTDIPAAAREKLATELLPDLMSVVRHISCDDDTTRKTLWRLHDGTLVESVLMRYPDRVTMCISSQAGCGMNCPFCATGQAGLDRNLSTAEIVHQIVDGMRALRDGDVPGGPARLSNIVFMGMGEPLANYKRVVGAIRRLTDPEPDGLGLSQRGITVSTVGLVPAMLRFADEGFKCRLAVSLHAPDDELRDTLVPVNTRWKVREVLDAAWEYAEKSGRRISIEYALIRDINDQAWRGDLLGRLLKGKRVHVNLIPLNPTPGSKWTASRPEDEKAFVEAIAAHGVPVTVRDTRGQEIDGACGQLAAQER from the coding sequence ATGCCCAAGCCAGGAGAACTCACCTTCGTCGCGCCCCGCGGAGCCAAGAAGCCCCCGCGGCACCTCGCCGACCTCACGCCCGCCGAGCGCAAGGACGCCGTCGCCGCGATCGGCGAGAAGCCGTTCCGCGCCAAGCAGCTGTCCCAGCACTACTTCGCGCGGTACGCGCACGACCCCGCCCAGTGGACCGACATCCCGGCGGCCGCACGGGAGAAGCTCGCCACCGAGCTGCTGCCGGATCTGATGTCCGTCGTGCGGCACATCTCGTGCGACGACGACACCACCCGCAAGACGCTGTGGCGTCTGCACGACGGCACGCTGGTCGAGTCGGTGCTGATGCGCTACCCGGACCGGGTCACCATGTGCATCTCGTCGCAGGCCGGATGCGGGATGAACTGCCCCTTCTGCGCCACCGGGCAGGCCGGTCTCGACCGGAACCTGTCGACCGCCGAGATCGTGCACCAGATCGTCGACGGCATGCGCGCCCTGCGCGACGGCGACGTGCCCGGAGGGCCGGCCCGGCTGTCCAACATCGTCTTCATGGGCATGGGCGAGCCGCTCGCCAACTACAAGAGGGTCGTCGGAGCGATCCGGCGTCTCACCGACCCCGAGCCGGACGGTCTGGGGCTCTCGCAGCGCGGGATCACGGTCTCGACCGTCGGCCTCGTGCCGGCGATGCTCCGCTTCGCGGACGAGGGCTTCAAGTGCCGCCTCGCGGTGTCGCTGCACGCCCCGGACGACGAGCTGCGCGACACCCTGGTCCCGGTCAACACCCGCTGGAAGGTCCGCGAGGTCCTCGACGCCGCCTGGGAGTACGCGGAGAAGTCGGGCCGCCGGATCTCGATCGAGTACGCGCTGATCCGCGACATCAACGACCAGGCCTGGCGCGGTGACCTCCTCGGCCGGCTGCTGAAGGGCAAGAGGGTCCATGTGAACCTGATCCCGCTCAACCCGACGCCCGGTTCCAAGTGGACGGCCTCACGCCCCGAGGACGAGAAGGCGTTCGTGGAGGCCATCGCAGCCCACGGTGTGCCGGTCACCGTCCGGGACACCCGCGGTCAGGAGATCGACGGAGCCTGCGGGCAGCTGGCTGCGCAGGAGCGGTGA
- the rpsB gene encoding 30S ribosomal protein S2 translates to MAVVTMRELLESGVHFGHQTRRWNPKMKRFIFTERNGIYIIDLLQSLSYIDRAYEFVKETVAHGGSIMFVGTKKQAQEAIAEQATRVGMPYVNQRWLGGMLTNFSTVYKRLQRLKELEQIDFEDVAASGLTKKELLVLSREKAKLEKTLGGIREMQKVPSAVWIVDTKKEHIAVGEARKLHIPVVAILDTNCDPDEVDYKIPGNDDAIRSVTLLTRVIADAVAEGLIARSGVATGDSKPGEKAAGEPLAEWERDLLEGEKKADSEDAAEAKPAEDAAEAPAAEAPAADAAEAPAADAAEAPAAEAEKPADAEQA, encoded by the coding sequence ATGGCCGTCGTCACGATGCGGGAGCTGCTGGAGAGCGGCGTCCACTTCGGTCACCAGACCCGTCGTTGGAACCCGAAGATGAAGCGATTCATCTTCACGGAGCGCAACGGCATCTACATCATCGACCTGCTCCAGTCGCTGTCGTACATCGACCGCGCCTACGAGTTCGTCAAGGAGACCGTCGCGCACGGCGGCTCCATCATGTTCGTGGGCACCAAGAAGCAGGCCCAGGAGGCCATCGCCGAGCAGGCGACGCGCGTCGGCATGCCGTACGTCAACCAGCGCTGGCTGGGTGGCATGCTCACCAACTTCTCCACCGTCTACAAGCGTCTGCAGCGCCTCAAGGAGCTCGAGCAGATCGACTTCGAGGACGTGGCCGCCTCCGGCCTCACCAAGAAGGAGCTCCTGGTCCTCTCGCGTGAGAAGGCCAAGCTGGAGAAGACCCTTGGTGGTATCCGCGAGATGCAGAAGGTGCCCAGCGCCGTCTGGATCGTCGACACCAAGAAGGAGCACATCGCCGTCGGTGAGGCGCGCAAGCTCCACATCCCGGTCGTCGCGATCCTCGACACCAACTGCGACCCCGACGAGGTCGACTACAAGATCCCGGGCAACGACGACGCGATCCGCTCCGTCACCCTGCTCACCCGTGTGATCGCCGACGCCGTCGCCGAGGGCCTCATCGCCCGCTCCGGCGTCGCCACCGGCGACTCCAAGCCGGGCGAGAAGGCCGCCGGCGAGCCGCTCGCCGAGTGGGAGCGGGACCTCCTCGAGGGCGAGAAGAAGGCTGACTCCGAGGACGCTGCCGAGGCCAAGCCGGCCGAGGACGCTGCCGAGGCCCCGGCTGCCGAGGCTCCGGCCGCCGACGCTGCGGAGGCTCCGGCCGCCGACGCTGCGGAGGCTCCGGCCGCCGAGGCGGAGAAGCCGGCGGACGCCGAGCAGGCCTGA
- a CDS encoding phosphatidate cytidylyltransferase has product MNDSSWGAPHGAGYAGAWPPPDQGPLPAGPAYDGRDAQQTRPMPIVPDLPDAGRDAEDHSGGEHREDRDQGAARPGGPLFRDEMPQEPMPTPPPSGDPTPQPSARPGPPQKKRAGRDLRAAIGVGVGLGAVIVVSLFLVKAVFVGVIAVAVVVGLWELTSRLEERKQIKAPLVPLAVGGAAMVVAGYVRGAEGAWVAMALTALAVLVWRMTERPEGYLRDVTAGVFAAFYVPFLATFVALMLTADDGPERVITFLLLTVVSDTGAYAVGWRFGKHKLAPRISPGKTREGLLGAVSFAMAAGALCMQFLIDGGTWWQGLLIGLAVAVSATLGDLGESMIKRDLGIKDMGTLLPGHGGIMDRLDSLLPTAPVVWLLLVVFVGSG; this is encoded by the coding sequence ATGAACGACTCTTCCTGGGGGGCCCCGCACGGCGCCGGATACGCCGGAGCATGGCCGCCGCCCGACCAGGGGCCCCTCCCGGCGGGTCCCGCATACGATGGGCGCGACGCGCAGCAGACTCGCCCCATGCCCATCGTGCCGGACCTTCCCGACGCAGGTAGAGACGCCGAGGACCACAGCGGCGGCGAACACCGCGAGGACCGTGACCAGGGGGCCGCTCGGCCGGGCGGCCCCCTGTTCCGCGACGAGATGCCGCAGGAGCCCATGCCCACCCCGCCGCCGTCGGGCGATCCCACTCCGCAGCCCTCCGCCCGGCCCGGACCACCGCAGAAGAAGCGGGCCGGCCGGGACCTGCGCGCGGCGATAGGGGTCGGCGTCGGACTCGGCGCGGTGATCGTCGTCTCCCTCTTCCTCGTCAAGGCCGTCTTCGTCGGCGTGATCGCCGTCGCCGTGGTCGTCGGTCTGTGGGAGCTGACCTCCCGGCTCGAGGAGCGCAAGCAGATCAAGGCTCCCCTCGTCCCCCTCGCGGTGGGCGGCGCGGCGATGGTCGTCGCCGGCTATGTCCGCGGGGCGGAGGGCGCGTGGGTGGCGATGGCGCTCACGGCTCTCGCGGTGCTCGTCTGGCGCATGACGGAGCGGCCGGAGGGCTATCTGAGGGACGTCACGGCCGGCGTGTTCGCCGCCTTCTACGTCCCCTTCCTGGCGACCTTCGTGGCGCTGATGCTGACGGCGGACGACGGTCCGGAGCGGGTGATCACCTTCCTGCTGCTCACCGTGGTCAGCGACACCGGCGCGTACGCGGTCGGCTGGCGCTTCGGCAAGCACAAGCTCGCGCCGCGCATCAGCCCCGGCAAGACCCGTGAAGGGCTTCTCGGCGCGGTCTCGTTCGCCATGGCCGCGGGGGCGCTGTGCATGCAGTTCCTCATCGACGGCGGGACCTGGTGGCAGGGCCTCCTCATCGGCCTCGCGGTCGCCGTCAGCGCCACGCTGGGCGACCTCGGCGAGTCGATGATCAAGCGGGATCTCGGCATCAAGGACATGGGCACGCTGCTTCCGGGACACGGCGGCATCATGGACCGCCTCGACTCGCTGCTGCCGACGGCTCCGGTGGTCTGGCTGCTGCTGGTGGTCTTCGTAGGGTCGGGCTGA
- a CDS encoding TetR/AcrR family transcriptional regulator, giving the protein MAEHRTMQRGALLDAARSLLSEGGTEALTFPALAERTGLARSSVYEYFRSRAAVVEELCAADFPVWAAEVETAMDGADTPEGKVEAYVRRQLELVGDRRHRAVVAISASELEAGAREKIRAAHGALIAMIVEALGELGQDRPRLTAMLLQGVVDAAVRRIELGAAEEPDAIAEAAVAMVLRGVLG; this is encoded by the coding sequence GTGGCCGAGCACCGGACGATGCAGCGAGGCGCCCTGCTGGACGCCGCGCGTTCCCTCCTGTCCGAAGGCGGTACGGAGGCGCTGACCTTCCCCGCCCTCGCCGAGCGCACCGGCTTGGCGAGGTCCTCCGTCTATGAGTACTTCCGGTCGCGTGCCGCGGTCGTCGAGGAGCTCTGCGCGGCGGACTTCCCCGTCTGGGCGGCCGAGGTGGAGACCGCGATGGACGGCGCGGACACCCCGGAGGGCAAGGTCGAGGCCTATGTGCGCAGGCAGCTCGAGCTGGTCGGTGACCGGCGGCACCGGGCCGTCGTCGCCATCTCGGCGAGCGAGCTGGAGGCCGGGGCCCGGGAGAAGATCCGCGCCGCACACGGTGCTCTGATCGCCATGATCGTCGAGGCTCTCGGTGAGCTGGGCCAGGACCGGCCCCGGCTGACCGCGATGCTGCTTCAGGGTGTGGTCGACGCGGCGGTCCGCCGTATCGAACTCGGCGCGGCCGAGGAGCCGGACGCCATCGCGGAAGCGGCGGTGGCCATGGTGTTGCGAGGCGTGCTGGGCTGA
- the frr gene encoding ribosome recycling factor, producing the protein MIEETLLEAEEKMEKAVLVAKDDFAAIRTGRAHPAMFNKIVADYYGALTPINQLASFSVPEPRMAVVTPFDKTALRNIEQAIRDSDLGVNPSNDGNIIRVVFPELTQDRRKEYIKVAKTKAEDAKISIRSVRRKAKETIDKLIKDGEVGEDEGRRAEKELDDTTAKYVAQVDELLKHKEAELLEV; encoded by the coding sequence GTGATCGAAGAGACCCTCCTCGAGGCCGAGGAGAAGATGGAGAAGGCCGTCCTGGTCGCCAAGGATGACTTCGCCGCGATCCGCACCGGACGTGCGCACCCGGCGATGTTCAACAAGATCGTGGCGGACTACTACGGTGCCCTGACCCCGATCAACCAGCTGGCCTCGTTCTCGGTTCCCGAGCCGCGGATGGCCGTCGTCACGCCGTTCGACAAGACCGCTCTGCGCAACATCGAGCAGGCGATCCGCGACTCCGACCTGGGCGTCAACCCGAGCAACGACGGCAACATCATCCGTGTGGTTTTCCCGGAGCTCACCCAGGACCGCCGCAAGGAGTACATCAAGGTCGCCAAGACCAAGGCGGAGGACGCCAAGATCTCGATCCGCTCCGTGCGCCGCAAGGCCAAGGAGACGATCGACAAGCTGATCAAGGACGGCGAGGTCGGCGAGGACGAGGGCCGCCGTGCGGAGAAGGAGCTCGACGACACCACCGCGAAGTACGTCGCGCAGGTGGACGAGCTGCTCAAGCACAAGGAAGCCGAGCTGCTCGAGGTCTGA
- the tsf gene encoding translation elongation factor Ts, which yields MANYTAADVKKLRELTGAGMMDCKKALDEAEGNVDKAVEALRIKGQKGVAKREGRSAENGAVVSLIAEDNTSGVLVELKCETDFVAKGDKFQAVAGALAAHVAKTSPADLEALLASEIEPGKTVQAYVDEANANLGEKIVLDRFAQFSGAYVAAYMHRTMPDLPPQIGVLVELDKANAELAKGVAQHIAAFAPKYLSREDVPAEVVEAERRVAEETTRAEGKPEAALPKIVEGRVNGFFKEATLLGQPYALDNKKSVQQILDEAGVALKRFTRIKVGI from the coding sequence ATGGCGAACTACACCGCCGCTGACGTCAAGAAGCTCCGCGAGCTCACCGGCGCCGGCATGATGGACTGCAAGAAGGCGCTGGACGAGGCCGAGGGCAACGTCGACAAGGCCGTCGAGGCCCTGCGCATCAAGGGCCAGAAGGGCGTCGCCAAGCGCGAGGGCCGCTCCGCCGAGAACGGCGCCGTCGTCTCCCTCATCGCCGAGGACAACACCTCCGGTGTCCTCGTCGAGCTGAAGTGCGAGACGGACTTCGTCGCCAAGGGTGACAAGTTCCAGGCCGTCGCCGGCGCGCTCGCCGCGCACGTCGCCAAGACGTCCCCGGCCGACCTCGAGGCGCTGCTCGCCTCCGAGATCGAGCCCGGCAAGACCGTGCAGGCGTACGTCGACGAGGCCAACGCCAACCTCGGCGAGAAGATCGTCCTGGACCGCTTCGCGCAGTTCTCCGGCGCGTACGTCGCCGCCTACATGCACCGCACCATGCCCGACCTGCCCCCGCAGATCGGTGTCCTGGTCGAGCTGGACAAGGCGAACGCCGAGCTCGCCAAGGGTGTCGCGCAGCACATTGCCGCCTTCGCGCCGAAGTACCTCTCCCGCGAGGACGTCCCGGCCGAGGTCGTCGAGGCCGAGCGCCGCGTCGCCGAGGAGACCACCCGCGCCGAGGGCAAGCCCGAGGCCGCGCTCCCGAAGATCGTCGAGGGTCGCGTCAACGGCTTCTTCAAGGAGGCCACCCTCCTCGGCCAGCCGTACGCGCTCGACAACAAGAAGTCCGTCCAGCAGATTCTGGACGAGGCCGGCGTCGCCCTGAAGCGCTTCACGCGCATCAAGGTCGGCATCTGA
- the pyrH gene encoding UMP kinase codes for MNQGAAQSDDNHGKTSGRFMLKLSGEAFAGGGGLGVDPDVVHAIAREIAAVVRDGAEIAVVIGGGNFFRGAELQQRGMDRARSDYMGMLGTVMNCLALQDFLEKEGIDSRVQTAITMGQVAEPYIPLRAVRHLEKGRVVIFGAGMGMPYFSTDTTAAQRALEIDAEALLMGKNGVDGVYDSDPKTNADAVKFDALEYGEVLSRNLKVADATAITLCRDNALPILVFELLAEGNIARAVKGEKIGTLVSDRGTRA; via the coding sequence ATGAATCAGGGCGCCGCACAAAGCGACGACAACCACGGCAAGACGTCCGGACGCTTCATGCTGAAGCTGTCCGGCGAGGCCTTCGCCGGAGGAGGGGGTCTGGGCGTCGACCCCGACGTCGTACACGCAATCGCCCGCGAGATCGCCGCGGTCGTACGCGACGGGGCGGAGATCGCGGTCGTCATCGGCGGAGGCAACTTCTTCCGTGGGGCCGAGCTCCAGCAGCGCGGCATGGACCGGGCCCGCTCCGACTACATGGGCATGCTCGGCACGGTCATGAACTGCCTCGCCCTCCAGGACTTCCTGGAGAAGGAAGGCATCGACTCGCGTGTCCAGACCGCCATCACGATGGGCCAGGTCGCGGAGCCGTACATCCCGCTGCGCGCCGTGCGCCACCTGGAGAAGGGCCGCGTGGTCATCTTCGGCGCCGGTATGGGCATGCCCTACTTCTCCACCGACACCACCGCTGCACAGCGGGCCCTCGAGATCGACGCGGAAGCGCTCCTCATGGGCAAGAACGGTGTCGACGGGGTCTACGACTCCGACCCCAAGACCAATGCGGACGCGGTCAAGTTCGACGCGCTGGAGTACGGCGAGGTGCTGTCGCGCAACCTCAAGGTCGCCGATGCCACGGCGATCACGCTGTGCCGCGACAACGCCCTGCCGATCCTCGTGTTCGAGCTCCTCGCCGAGGGCAATATCGCCCGGGCCGTCAAGGGTGAGAAGATCGGCACGCTCGTGAGCGACCGGGGCACCCGAGCCTGA
- a CDS encoding contact-dependent growth inhibition system immunity protein, producing the protein MDHLLHLDSTLDDLDPPRWTPPAADATHLVRKVHGLRSVPLGRLGPADLHTLVSQQVALPYVLPLVVRLLLEEPLLDAYYYEGDLLLAAVEVPASAWDLLPDLADRLRTVITTLPETAVADLPRGAAEELARFAARPGSPR; encoded by the coding sequence ATGGACCATCTTCTGCATCTCGACAGCACGCTCGACGACCTGGATCCGCCCCGCTGGACGCCTCCTGCCGCCGACGCGACCCACCTGGTCCGCAAGGTGCACGGGCTGCGGAGCGTTCCGCTGGGCCGGCTCGGTCCGGCGGATCTGCACACGCTCGTCTCGCAGCAGGTGGCCCTGCCGTACGTTCTGCCGCTCGTGGTGCGCCTGCTGCTCGAGGAGCCGCTGCTGGACGCGTACTACTACGAGGGAGACCTGCTGCTCGCCGCCGTGGAGGTCCCGGCCTCCGCCTGGGACCTGCTGCCGGACCTCGCCGACCGGCTGCGCACGGTGATCACGACACTTCCGGAGACAGCGGTCGCCGACCTGCCTCGCGGCGCCGCCGAGGAGCTCGCCCGCTTCGCGGCGCGTCCGGGATCCCCTCGCTGA